A genome region from Ursus arctos isolate Adak ecotype North America unplaced genomic scaffold, UrsArc2.0 scaffold_18, whole genome shotgun sequence includes the following:
- the ZNF483 gene encoding zinc finger protein 483 has protein sequence MTAISPDPHTLASSEPSKVLSMDTPGDQEAILRGDSTDPETFRQRFRWFCYSEAAGPRKALNQLWDLCIRWLRPDIHTKEQILELLVFEQFLTILPGEIRIWVKSQHPESSEEVVTLIEDLTPMLEEKEDPVSQESVISQEENPEENKVVSVLPSTESQESMTFKDVIVSFSRGEWRRLEPFQKELYKEVLLENFRNLEFLGFPVSKLDLISQFKWVELPWLLEKEIAKGSRPECEPRGELKESSRNQDVLLEESTLDKIIERCLMGGNYGLMGESRKRSSKEYSQVTGTQKKTHGRGSKGEEFDPEKSPFGSSFKQTSDIIKHLRVYLRKKSRRYNECKKPFSFHSDLILNRKEHTGEKPRKCNEGRKVLGHSSSLTEHQKHQKMHLGGKTQKCTNCGIAFTRSSSLKRKNSSICEKCWKNLNQDATSDKDEGAEMGEKTHKCSKCGKAFGYSASLTKHRRIHTGEKPYMCNECGKAFSDSSSLTPHHRTHSGEKPYKCDDCGKAFTLSAHLIKHQRVHTGEKPYKCKECGRPFSDSSSLIQHQRIHTGEKPYTCNNCGKSFSHSSSLSKHQRIHTGEKPYKCGECGKAFRQNSCLTRHQRIHTGEKPYLCNDCGMTFSHFTSVIYHQRLHSGEKPYKCNQCEKAFPTHSLLSRHQRIHTGVKPYKCKECGKSFSQSSSLNEHHRIHTGEKPYECNYCGATFSRSSILVEHLKIHTGRREYECNECEKTFKSNSGLIRHRGFHSGE, from the exons ATGACAGCCATCTCCCCAGACCCTCACACTCTGGCCTCAAGTGAACCAAGCAAGGTCCTAAGCATGGATACTCCTGGGGATCAAGAAGCCATCCTGAGAGGAGACAGTACTGACCCAGAGACTTTCAGACAGAGATTCAGGTGGTTTTGTTACTCAGAAGCAGCTGGACCCAGAAAAGCCCTGAATCAGCTCTGGGATCTCTGCATTCGGTGGCTGAGACCAGACATCCACACGAAAGAGCAGATTTTGGAGCTTTTGGTGTTTGAGCAATTCCTGACCATTCTGCCCGGGGAGATCAGGATTTGGGTAAAGTCACAGCATCCTGAGAGTAGTGAGGAAGTGGTGACCCTAATAGAGGATTTGACCCCAATGcttgaagaaaaggaag ATCCAGTCTCTCAAGAGTCTGTTATTTCCCAAGAGGAGAACCCTGAAGAAAATAAAGTGGTTTCTGTCCTTCCAAGTACTGAGTCCCAG GAATCCATGACATTCAAGGATGTGATCGTGAGCTTTTCCAGAGGAGAGTGGAGGAGGCTGGAGCCTTTTCAGAAGGAGCTCTATAAGGAAGTGCTACTGGAGAACTTTAGGAACCTAGAGTTTCTGG GATTTCCAGTTTCCAAATTAGATTTGATTTCCCAGTTTAAGTGGGTTGAACTGCCATGGCTGCTGGAAAAAGAAATCGCAAAAGGCTCCAGACCAG agTGTGAACCTAGAGGTGAATTGAAGGAATCCTCTCGAAATCAAGATGTTCTTCTGGAAGAATCTACTTTagataaaataatagaaagatgCCTAATGGGTGGTAATTATGGCTTGATGGGAGAGTCCCGGAAACGTAGCAGTAAGGAATATTCGCAAGTCACAGgcacacaaaagaaaactcatgGGAGAGGCAGTAAGGGTGAGGAATTTGACCCAGAAAAGAGCCCCTTTGGAAGTAGTTTCAAGCAAACCTCAGATATAATTAAACATCTGAGAGTCTACTTAAGGAAGAAATCTCGGAGGTATAATGAATGCAAGAAACCCTTCAGTTTTCATTCAGACCTTATTCTGAACCGCAAAGaacacactggagagaagccacGGAAATGTAATGAAGGCAGAAAAGTCTTAGGTCACTCTTCCTCCCTAACTGAACACCAGAAACATCAGAAAATGCACTTGGGGGGGAAGACCCAAAAGTGCACTAATTGTGGGATAGCCTTTACGCGGAGCTCATCCCTTAAGAGAAAAAACTCCTctatctgtgaaaaatgttggaaaaatttaaatcaaGATGCAACCTCAGATAAAGATGAGGGAGCTGAGATGGGAGAGAAGACCCATAAATGTAGCAAATGCGGAAAAGCCTTTGGCTACAGTGCCTCACTGACCAAACATAGGAGAATTCACACAGGGGAGAAACCCTACATGTgcaatgaatgtggaaaagctttcagtgaTAGTTCATCCCTCACGCCACATCACAGAACTCATAGCGGAGAAAAACCCTACAAATGTGACGACTGTGGAAAAGCTTTCACCCTGAGTGCCCACCTCATCAAACACCAGAGAGttcatactggagaaaaaccctataaatgtaaagaatgcGGGAGACCCTTCAGTGACAGTTCCTCTCTTATTCAACATCAGCGAATTCATACTGGCGAAAAACCCTACACGTGTAACAACTGTGGAAAATCCTTCAGTCACAGCTCGTCCCTTTCCAAACATCAGAggattcatactggagagaaaccctataaatgcggtgaatgtggaaaagcctttagACAGAATTCTTGCCTCACTCGACATCAGAGGATCcacactggagaaaaaccctATTTGTGTAACGACTGCGGGATGACTTTCAGCCATTTTACATCTGTCATTTACCATCAGAGACTTCATTCAGGAGAAAAGCCCTACAAGTGTAACCAGTGTGAGAAGGCCTTCCCTACCCATTCACTCCTCAGCCgccatcagagaattcatactggcgTAAAACCgtataaatgtaaagaatgtgggaagtCTTTCAGTCAGAGTTCATCTCTTAACGAGCACCATCGAATTCATACCggagagaagccctatgaatgtaaTTACTGCGGAGCAACCTTCAGCCGGAGCTCCATCCTCGTCGAGCACCTAAAAATCCATACTGGCAGGAGAGAGTACGAATGTAATGAATGTGAAAAGACATTTAAGAGTAACTCAGGCCTCATCAGACATCGGGGATTTCACTCTGGAGAGTAA